TTGATAATTATTCAGGTATGGGAGAAACTGGTTATGAAGGAAGGGCTCTAAATAAAGATGAGGACCTCATTTGGGACACTTCAGAATATCCGGACGAATATTACGCCGAGGTGATGGATTCATTGTATATTCCAGAAGAGGAATCCTATAATGGTCAAAGAAGCATCGATGTAACTAAGCTAAAATATAAGTATAGCTGGATGGATATCGAGGCAGCAGCTCGTGCTTCAAAAAAAGGCAAAGGCAGCAGAAAGGACTTTATCCGTCATGAGGAATTGGAAATATATCCAGATACTACAGTATGGATCAGGGATTTTGAATACTCCTATAACGAACCAATGCATAACGATTATTTTTGGCACGATGCCTACAGTGATTACCCGGTAGTTGGAATCTCTTGGCAACAGGCAAAAGCTTTCTGTAATTGGAGAACAAAGTTTAAAAACGATGACCAAAAAAGTCGTGGAAAGCAATTTGTGAACCAATTTAGGTTACCTACAGAAGCAGAGTGGGAATATGCCGCAAGAGGTGGAATTGAAGGAGGTACTTATCCTTGGGGTGGTCCATATGTAATTAGTGACACGGGTTGTTTTATGGCTAACTTTAAGCCTCAGCGAGGTGATTACGCAGCGGATGCCGCTTTGTACACGGTAGAAGCCAAGTCCTATGAGCCGAATGACTTTAACTTATACAATATGGCCGGTAACGTGGCGGAATGGACCAACTCCAGTTATGATCCAAGTGCGTACGATTATGTATCCACTATGAACCCTAACGGAGGTGATCAATCCAATACGAGAAAAGTTATCAGAGGTGGTTCCTGGAAAGATGTTGCCTATTTCTTACAAGTAAGCACAAGGGATTACGAATATGCGGATTCTGCCCGTAGTTACATAGGCTTCAGAACCGTACAGGATTACATGGGCGAAGAAGATTCAACGCAATAAAAAGAGTAAACTAGTAAACTATTCATATCAATTATTAACCAAATCTTTAGTATTAAACCTTTAAATTAAAATTAAATCATGGCACAGTCAAAATCAACAAAAAAATTATTCAACATGGCCTACGGGCTTGGAGCATCAGTCGTAATCATAGGTGCATTATTTAAAATTCTTCACTGGGAGTTTGGACCTTTAACAGGTGGTCTTTTATTGGCGATCGGTCTTATTACAGAAGCATTGATCTTCGCTATTAGTGCATTTGAACCAGTAGACGATGAATTGGATTGGTCTTTAGTCTATCCAGAATTAGCTGGCGGGGAATCCAAAGGAAGAAAAAATGAACTAGCTGAAGTTAAGGAAGCAGAAACTTCTTTGTCCAAAAAATTGGATGATCTTTTAAAAGAGGCAGGTGTTGACGCCAGCCTAATGGAGAGCTTGGGATCTAGCATCAAGAACTTTGAAGGTGCTGCGAAAGGTATCGCTCCTACTGTTGATGCTATGGAGTCTACAAGAAAGTATTCCGAAGAAATGGTACAGGCTGCCGCTCAAATGGAATCTTTAAACAGTCTTTATAAAGTACAATTGGAAAGTGCTAGCAGACAAGCTTCCGTTAACGAGGAAGTTGTTCAGAATGCAAGTGCGCTTAAAGAGCAAATGGCTTCATTGTCCACAAACCTTTCTTCTTTGAATGGTGTTTATGGTGGAATGTTGTCCGCAATGAACAGAAACTAAATTGGATTTTAATAAAACCAAACCAAATCAGTATTAATTAAAATCTAATTAAAAAACCATGGCAGGAGGAAAACAAACACCACGTCAGAAGATGATCAACCTAATGTACTTGATCTTCATCGCAATGCTGGCGTTAAATATGAGTAAAGAGGTGCTAGCAGCATTCGGCATAATGAACGAAAAGCTAGAGACTTCTAATGAAATGACTACGGCAAGTAACGAAGCGTTCTTGGGTAGTCTGGAAACAAAAGCATCTGAAGATGCGGCTAAATACGAAAAGCTGTACCAAGATGCCCAGAAAATCAAAGCAATGTCCCAAGAGTATTATGACTATTTACAAACTCTTAAAGACGGAATGACGGAGGGATTGGAAGACCCTAAGGATTATGCCCGTATGGATAATTCAGATTATTTGGATCAGAAATTCTTCCAAGGAGATAATTTATCAGAAGGTGGTCAAGAGTTTATGAAAAGACTTACCGACTATAGAGATCAAGTTGCCGCTATTGTTCCGGCGTCTTTGAAGCAATCTGTTATCGATAGATTTCAGACTGGCAACGAAGAAGGAAAAGTAAAGGCAAAGGATGGTATGCAAGATTGGATCAACTATCATTACGAGGGATATCCCCTTGTGGCCTCTTTGGCAAAATTGACTGCTTTACAAGCTGATGTTAAAGCTACTGAAGAATCTGCCTTGAAATCTATGTTGGAAGGAGAGTTAACAAGTCAAGTTTCTTTAAAGAACTTTGCAACATCACTTTCTGCATCTAAATCTGCTTATTATGCCGGAGAAAGGTATGATGGTAAAATCATCATCAGTAAAACGGATAATACTTCTACTCCGGTAAGAGCTGAATTGACTTTGGACGGCAGAAAGCTTTCTGAAGGTACAGACTACAAATTGGAAGCTGGTGGTGTTAAAATGTTGATTGGAGCCGGTTCTGCCGGAGACCACGAGGTAGAAGGTACGATTTTCTTCAAGCAGGACGGAGAAGAAATAGAAGTACCTGTTAAAAACTCCTTTGCTACCATTTCAAAACCAAATTCAGCATTGATCGCTGCAGATAAGATGAACGTTGTGTATCGTGGTGTAGCCAACCCAATGTCCATCTCTATCCCTGGTATTCCAGATAATAAAGTAAGTGCTTCCGCTCCCGGACTTAAGAAAGTGAGTGCTAGTAAGTACGTAATGAATCCAGGTACAGGTAGGGAAGTTACTATTAATGCTAGTGGTATTTTACCTGACGGTACAAAAATAAATACACCGGCTACGTTTAGGATTAAGGATATTCCAAGACCTGAAGGTACGCTTAGCAAGCAGGCAGGTAGTGTAAAATTACCTAGGGCCAACGTTGAGATTGCTACAATTGGCGCTATGTTGGATGATTTTGATTTTGACTTGAACCTTGCGGTAAGCGGATTTAAGTTCAAAGTTCCAGGTCAGCCTACAGTAAGTGTTAGAGGTAATAAGTTGGACTCTAAAGCTAAAGCTGCATTGAAACGTGCAGGTAGAGGTGATGTGGTTCAGATCTTCGATATCGAAGCATATATTACGAACAACAAAAGTTACAAATTGAAGAAAGTATCTCCGGTAGTTGTGGAGATAACAAACTAAAATAGTAAATACTACCGGGTAGCCCCAAAAGGGTTGCCCGGTTAATTTTAAAGTTAACAAGAATGAATTGGAAAAATGTTTTAGTAATGGGCGCGGTAACCTTGTTGCCGGCTTCCATAATGGCTCAGGCCAATATCTTGAACGCTAAAAAACCACAAGAAATAGGGGTTCGTACGGAAGAACAAAAAGCCGTGGACAACGATGCTCCTTTGGAATACGGTTATGTGGATGATCGGGATATTCTTTGGTCCAAAACACTGTGGGAAACCATTGATTTGGATGAAAGGGTAAACTTTCCCTTGTATTATCCAACAGATACCATGGATATAGGTAAAGACAGAAGGTCTTTGTACCATGTGTTGATCAAAAATCTTAAGGAAGGTAATCTGGAAGCCTATGCGGATTCCTATTTTACCGAGAAAAGAACCTATAATGACTTATCCGGTGCACTACAGTCAGTGGATACATTGGACTATGGTTATGAACAAATGAATGCTGGGGAGCAGGTTTCTGCCGAATACATTACCCGTAGAAATATCACTGCAGGTGAAATTGAGGAATACCATATCAAAGGAATGTGGTATTTTGATAAAAGACAGGGGGAGTTAAAATATCGTTTATTGGGTATTGCTCCAGTTGCGCCGGACGTAAACTTCATCGATGATGAAAATCCTGATATGGTGGAGTTGTTTTGGGTATGGTATCCAGATGCTCGTGAAATTTTGCACGAGGCCAAAGTCTTTAACCAGCAAAATTCCGCTCAACCCATCTCTTATGATATGTTGCTGAACGCAAGAAGGTTTAATGCTGTTATCTATAAAGAAGACAATGTTCATGGAGACCGTGAGGTCAGCGAATATATTGCGGACAATGCACTTTTCCAATTGTTGGAGGCTAAACGTATCAAGGAAGCTATTAGGGACAGGGAACAAGATATGTGGGCATACTAAGCCAAATGAAAATTCCAATTCAATAATATAAGCTCCGATAATATATCGGAGCTTTTTGTTTATGTCTATTTTTGCCAAATGGTAGATTATATTGTCGTTGGCTTGGGTTTGGCAGGAACTGCTTTTTGTGAAACCTTAAGGCGAAATCAAAGAAGTTTTTGTGTCATTAGTGACCAATCCCAGACCTCTTCAAAGGTAGCAGCAGGGTTATCCAACCCGGTCATCTTAAAACGGTTTACTTTAGCCTGGAGAGCCGATGAACTGGTGCCCTATTCCAAAAGCTTTTACACAGAATTGGAAAAGGAATTAAATGTGAAGTTCCTCATTGATCAACCCATCTTACGTAAATTCAGTTCAATAGAGGAACAGAATCTATGGTTCGAAGCTTCCGATAAGGATGCATTGAACCAATTTTTATCTCCACAACTGGAAAGGAATTCGAACAAGGCCCTAATTGCACCATTTGATTTTGGAAGTTTAAATGGAGCATATAAACTAAATACCGAATTATTCCTTACGAGTTATCAAAATGAAATATTGCATCCTGATATTCATATACGAGAAACTTTTGATTATTCCGAGATAAGGAAAAAGCAGGACTATTTAGAGTACAAGGGAATTAGAGCCCGCAATATTCTTTTTGCTGAGGGTTTTGGGCTTAAAAAAAATCCGTTTTTCAATTATCTTCCCATGAACGGTTCAAAAGGAGAATATTTGATCATAAAATCCAATGAACTAGGTCTAGAGAGCGCCGTTAAATCATCCATTTTTGTTATACCACTTGAGCCAAGTTTTTATTTGGTCGGAGCCAACTATAATTCCGTGGATAAGGACAATGAACCCTCAGAAGAAGCAAAAGCAGAACTACTTAAAAAACTGGAGAACATTATAAATTGTCCTTATCAAGTGGTAGGTCATGTAGCTGGGGTTAGACCCACCGTAAAGGATAGACGGCCTTTGATAGGAACCCATCCCGGGAACAAAATGTTTCATGTTTTAAATGGTTTTGGTTCGCATGGAGTGATGATTGCTCCTTGGGCGGCAAATGAATTGTTCAATTTTTTGGAGAATGGAACGGACTTGGATGATGAGATAAACATCAATAGATTTCAATATTTGTGGTCTAATTGAATGTTTGGGAATTCATTTTTTCAAATCCTTGAACGGATAAGAACTTCTGTGAAAATACCATAGAGTTCTTATCCTTTTTTTTGACCTTTGCAAATCCAAAAAAGAAACCATCACAACATAATTCCGTGGGTTCTTTTTTTAAAATTTGTTAGAATGCTAAATATTCACAATTTATCCGTTTCATTTGGAGGGGAGTATTTATTTGAGGAAATATCCTTTAGGTTAAACGCTGGAAATAGGGTAGGACTGGTAGGTAAGAATGGAGCTGGGAAATCTACTTTGCTGAAGTTGTTGGCCAGGGATATGCCCATAGATTCTGGGACCATTGCCATAGAAAAGGATATTAAAATTGGGTTTCTGCGTCAGGATATAGATTTTGAACTTGGTAGAACGGTTTTGGAGGAAGCTTATCAAGCATTCGAGGAAATTAAGGTATTGGAGGCCAAAATGGATGAGATCAACCATCAATTGGCCGAAAGAACGGATTACGAAAGTGATTCCTACAATCAGCTCATCATTGACTTAAGTGATGTTACTTCACATTATGAGATATTGGGAGGTTATAACTATCAAGGTGAAACCGAAAAAATACTTCAAGGGCTTGGCTTTAAGAGAGACGATTTTGATAAGAAAACGGAAACCTTCTCAGGAGGATGGCGCATGCGTATAGAACTGGCCAAATTACTCCTACAGAGCAACGATGTTTTGCTTTTGGATGAACCTACTAACCACTTGGATATTGAATCCATTATCTGGTTTGAACAATTCTTGAATAATTACACGGGTGCGGTCATGATCGTATCCCATGATAGAATGTTCCTGGACAACGTAACGAACAGAACCATTGAAATATCACTGGGAAGGATATATGATTACAATAAACCGTATTCCAAATATCTGGTATTGCGTGATGAAATAAGGCAGCAGCAATTAAGTGCGCAAAAAAATCAGGATAGGGAA
This window of the Maribacter cobaltidurans genome carries:
- the porM gene encoding type IX secretion system motor protein PorM/GldM, coding for MAGGKQTPRQKMINLMYLIFIAMLALNMSKEVLAAFGIMNEKLETSNEMTTASNEAFLGSLETKASEDAAKYEKLYQDAQKIKAMSQEYYDYLQTLKDGMTEGLEDPKDYARMDNSDYLDQKFFQGDNLSEGGQEFMKRLTDYRDQVAAIVPASLKQSVIDRFQTGNEEGKVKAKDGMQDWINYHYEGYPLVASLAKLTALQADVKATEESALKSMLEGELTSQVSLKNFATSLSASKSAYYAGERYDGKIIISKTDNTSTPVRAELTLDGRKLSEGTDYKLEAGGVKMLIGAGSAGDHEVEGTIFFKQDGEEIEVPVKNSFATISKPNSALIAADKMNVVYRGVANPMSISIPGIPDNKVSASAPGLKKVSASKYVMNPGTGREVTINASGILPDGTKINTPATFRIKDIPRPEGTLSKQAGSVKLPRANVEIATIGAMLDDFDFDLNLAVSGFKFKVPGQPTVSVRGNKLDSKAKAALKRAGRGDVVQIFDIEAYITNNKSYKLKKVSPVVVEITN
- the porK gene encoding T9SS ring complex lipoprotein PorK/GldK; translation: MKKLLLSSIAFVFLLTSCGSKTKGELVGAQGKKWYPEKPYGMELIPRGSFIMGKSEEDQAKVLNAPTKTVTVRSFYMDDTEITNSEYRQFVEWVKDSITRTRLAILADELGIGPEDGGIGDYAFKDADTTRASVYDKYMLDNYSGMGETGYEGRALNKDEDLIWDTSEYPDEYYAEVMDSLYIPEEESYNGQRSIDVTKLKYKYSWMDIEAAARASKKGKGSRKDFIRHEELEIYPDTTVWIRDFEYSYNEPMHNDYFWHDAYSDYPVVGISWQQAKAFCNWRTKFKNDDQKSRGKQFVNQFRLPTEAEWEYAARGGIEGGTYPWGGPYVISDTGCFMANFKPQRGDYAADAALYTVEAKSYEPNDFNLYNMAGNVAEWTNSSYDPSAYDYVSTMNPNGGDQSNTRKVIRGGSWKDVAYFLQVSTRDYEYADSARSYIGFRTVQDYMGEEDSTQ
- the porL gene encoding type IX secretion system motor protein PorL/GldL; this encodes MAQSKSTKKLFNMAYGLGASVVIIGALFKILHWEFGPLTGGLLLAIGLITEALIFAISAFEPVDDELDWSLVYPELAGGESKGRKNELAEVKEAETSLSKKLDDLLKEAGVDASLMESLGSSIKNFEGAAKGIAPTVDAMESTRKYSEEMVQAAAQMESLNSLYKVQLESASRQASVNEEVVQNASALKEQMASLSTNLSSLNGVYGGMLSAMNRN
- the porN gene encoding type IX secretion system ring subunit PorN/GldN; the protein is MNWKNVLVMGAVTLLPASIMAQANILNAKKPQEIGVRTEEQKAVDNDAPLEYGYVDDRDILWSKTLWETIDLDERVNFPLYYPTDTMDIGKDRRSLYHVLIKNLKEGNLEAYADSYFTEKRTYNDLSGALQSVDTLDYGYEQMNAGEQVSAEYITRRNITAGEIEEYHIKGMWYFDKRQGELKYRLLGIAPVAPDVNFIDDENPDMVELFWVWYPDAREILHEAKVFNQQNSAQPISYDMLLNARRFNAVIYKEDNVHGDREVSEYIADNALFQLLEAKRIKEAIRDREQDMWAY
- a CDS encoding NAD(P)/FAD-dependent oxidoreductase; this translates as MVDYIVVGLGLAGTAFCETLRRNQRSFCVISDQSQTSSKVAAGLSNPVILKRFTLAWRADELVPYSKSFYTELEKELNVKFLIDQPILRKFSSIEEQNLWFEASDKDALNQFLSPQLERNSNKALIAPFDFGSLNGAYKLNTELFLTSYQNEILHPDIHIRETFDYSEIRKKQDYLEYKGIRARNILFAEGFGLKKNPFFNYLPMNGSKGEYLIIKSNELGLESAVKSSIFVIPLEPSFYLVGANYNSVDKDNEPSEEAKAELLKKLENIINCPYQVVGHVAGVRPTVKDRRPLIGTHPGNKMFHVLNGFGSHGVMIAPWAANELFNFLENGTDLDDEININRFQYLWSN